TCGCGCTCGGCGAATGAGCGATTCCGATCCCGGCGCCTCCGCCTCGGTCGTCGCCGAGAACCTCGGCAAGACCTACCGCCTCTATCGGCGGCCCGCCGACCGCCTCGTGGAGCTCGTCACCGGTTCGTCCCGCCACGTCGATTTCCAGGCGCTCGAGAACGTCTCGTTCGAGCTGCCGCGCGGGGCGAGCCTCGGCCTCATCGGCGAGAACGGCGCGGGCAAGTCGACGCTCCTGAAGCTCGTCGCCGGAACCACCGCGCCTTCCGAGGGCCGGGTTTCCACGCGCGGCGCGGTCGCGTCGATCCTCGAGCTCGGCATGGGGTTCCATCCGGAATTCTCCGGCCTCGACAACGCGCGGATCAACGGCGCTCTGCTCGGGCTGTCCGCCGGCGAGATCCGCCGCCGGCTCCCCGCGATCCGGGAGTTCTCCGAGCTCGGCGACTTCTTCGACCGGCCGGTGAAGACGTACTCCTCGGGGATGATGCTCCGCCTCGCCTTTTCGGTCGCCACGCACGTCGACGCCGAGGTCCTCATCGTCGACGAAGCCCTCGCCGTCGGCGACGGGTATTTCCAGAAGAAGTCGGTCGACCGGATCGTCGCCTTCCAGCAGGGGGGAGGAACGCTCCTTTTCTGCTCGCACGCGCTCTACTACGTCGCGACGCTGTGCGACCGCGCGATCTGGCTCGAGCACGGGCGCGTCCGCGAGCACGGGAAGGTCCTCCCGGTCGTGCGGCAGTACGAGGCGTACCTCCAGAGCAAGGAAGAGCGCCGGCGCGAAGCCGAACCGGCTCCCGCGCCCCGGGCGGGAGGGCTGCCGGCGCGGATCACCGACGTCGTCGTCCACGACGGGTCCGGCTTCCCGGCTTCGGAGTTCCGGTCGCAGAGCACGGTCGCGTTCGACGTGGCGTTCGAGAGCACGGATCCCGCCGCCGCGTTGACGGTCCGGATCGGCATCGACCGGGAGGACGGGGTTCAGGTTTTCGCCGCGGATACCCGGGAGGCGGCGCCGGCGTTGACGGGGCGGCGGCGATATCGCGTCCGGCTCACGCTTCCCGATTTCCCGATTTCGCACGGCGATTTCACCGTCTTCGTCTATCTCGCCGACGAGCACGGGCTCCATCTCCACGACGCGCGGATCCTCTCGCCGGGGTTCTCGGTTGTTTCTCCGGTCTATGCCGTCGGCCTGGTCGCGCCGCCGCGGGTCTGGTCGTTCCCGCCGGAGCCCGCGGAGCCGGATCGGAGCTCGCCGAGCTCGGCCTCGCTTTCGGCTTGATCCGGTTCCTCTTCCCGCGCCGCTCGGAGGACTACCTCGGACGTCTCTCGCGGGTGCGGTGGCGGCGGGCGTTCACGCCGTGCGGGGACGCCCTGGAAGGCGTGCTGGAGGTGCCGGACGAGCGCTCGATCCCGGCGCCGGGCGCGGCGCCGGCCCTGGCGGCGTGCGCGGGGATCCCCTCGGGGACGATCTATCCCCTGGACTCGGCGGCGAGCGGCGATCTCGGGTGGGCGCCGCCCCTCGTCTCGACCCTTCGGGAGCTGGAGGCGATCCCGGCGCCTCCCCCCTCCGCGGCCCGGGCGCTCGCGGCCGCTCCCGCCGATTTTCCGGCGCGTTTCGTGATCGCCGGACCGGCGGGGCCGCCCCTCGTCGCGCCGGGGTTCCGGGTCGTCCGCGTCGCCGAGACGTTCGGCGCGCGCAGGGAAATCCTGGCGCGAATTCCCGCGGGCGCGCGGCGGCTGCTGGACGTCGGATGCGGACCGGGGGAGA
The window above is part of the Thermoanaerobaculia bacterium genome. Proteins encoded here:
- a CDS encoding ABC transporter ATP-binding protein gives rise to the protein MSDSDPGASASVVAENLGKTYRLYRRPADRLVELVTGSSRHVDFQALENVSFELPRGASLGLIGENGAGKSTLLKLVAGTTAPSEGRVSTRGAVASILELGMGFHPEFSGLDNARINGALLGLSAGEIRRRLPAIREFSELGDFFDRPVKTYSSGMMLRLAFSVATHVDAEVLIVDEALAVGDGYFQKKSVDRIVAFQQGGGTLLFCSHALYYVATLCDRAIWLEHGRVREHGKVLPVVRQYEAYLQSKEERRREAEPAPAPRAGGLPARITDVVVHDGSGFPASEFRSQSTVAFDVAFESTDPAAALTVRIGIDREDGVQVFAADTREAAPALTGRRRYRVRLTLPDFPISHGDFTVFVYLADEHGLHLHDARILSPGFSVVSPVYAVGLVAPPRVWSFPPEPAEPDRSSPSSASLSA
- a CDS encoding class I SAM-dependent methyltransferase encodes the protein MIRFLFPRRSEDYLGRLSRVRWRRAFTPCGDALEGVLEVPDERSIPAPGAAPALAACAGIPSGTIYPLDSAASGDLGWAPPLVSTLRELEAIPAPPPSAARALAAAPADFPARFVIAGPAGPPLVAPGFRVVRVAETFGARREILARIPAGARRLLDVGCGPGETAAEARRRHSGLRAEGIERDPRFAPAGRLALDAFHEGDALEVLRAMSSRGDRFDVLVFADSLEHFRDPFEVLDAAGGVAMPGATLVVSVPNAASAPVVSDLLSGRFDPIGAGPEDAGHLRWFTRRSLQEMLAETGFT